In the Alkalibacter saccharofermentans DSM 14828 genome, one interval contains:
- a CDS encoding molybdopterin-dependent oxidoreductase, with translation MSLIRMNINGIEVQGTSDQTILQIARENGIEIPTLCYDERVEIYGSCGLCVVEVEGVPKLLRSCATKASDGMIIKTNTNRTKESRKTALELLLSDHTGDCKAPCTLACPGNTDCQGYVGLIANGQFREALELIKEQLPLPAAIGRVCPHPCETACRRQLIEEPISIAWLKRFVADIDLEDKDLFIPEISPSTGKKVGIIGGGPGGLSAAYYLLGMGHDVTIYDAMPQMGGMLRYGIPQYRLPKDIVDQEVAIIEKMGAKMLNNMKIGRDIDFEYLQNQYDAVYVAVGAWTSSKMRCPGEELPGVIGGIDFLRKVTLNEPIEIGSKVAVVGGGNTAMDACRTAVRLGAKEVYILYRRTRDEMPAEDIEIIEAEEEGVIFKYLVAPVEIIEEDGKAKKVRLQKMQLGEPDASGRRRPVPIVGEEETIDVDLVIGAIGQGVDLAGFENLKATNWNTIVTDETTFTTSMKGVFAGGDAINDGAGIAIEAIGDAKKAAIVIDEYLKGQEISFTEPYWVKREDITEETFKDREKAKRPHMGHLSAEERKKNFEEVVAGYTPEQAMEDAKRCLECGCGDVFECKLIDYSNSYDVSPEIYEGEVHSREHDDNHPFIVRNSDKCILCGLCVRVCDEVMDNGALGLVDRGFDTAVKPALNLPLAETNCISCGQCISVCPVGALQERLQMTKPVPVEQVETKSVCSFCSVGCNVSVQAKGDKIYRVLPDKDSTVDKGLLCVKGRFGYDASNQKSRLTKPMVKKEGKLVEVSWDEAIRTAAKKMQSLRMLYGKDAVAVAVSDRYTNEEIYLAKKLARDYLSTDNITSFNRNYGGIEEVLGMDASTNTFEELKSTNMILLVGGDIMKDHTIAALKVREGLRNGAKLTVVNNIETQADEWANRKIETEDLTLLKEMLKALIDMGCEPKNAEGFEELKSSLAAVEVSSDAKAMAKEYKDAQKAIIVFDQNYVTAGAARLIADIAVVAGKIGLPRRGIIQLKPKNNSQGLSDMGVNKDNKVIEKAIEDKTLKGLMIFGEDVEGKKTDNLEFLMVQDLYLTPTAQKADVVIPAVSWAESEGTFTNSERRIQKIAPAITALSGKSNWEIMTNLTVVLGEQNPFASVEDIMEELSKAIPVYKGAYLAKSGSIWPVGESDVLYMDGFATEDKKANLLVVEEGKMFEPRISTDFVEKEFGKITETL, from the coding sequence ATGTCTTTGATACGAATGAATATAAATGGAATAGAAGTCCAGGGCACCAGCGATCAGACGATTCTTCAGATCGCCAGGGAAAATGGCATTGAGATTCCGACTCTTTGTTATGACGAGAGAGTTGAGATTTACGGTTCTTGCGGATTGTGTGTCGTGGAAGTTGAAGGAGTGCCTAAGCTTTTAAGATCTTGCGCAACAAAAGCGTCAGATGGAATGATAATAAAAACAAATACCAATAGGACAAAGGAAAGCAGAAAGACCGCTTTGGAGCTTTTGCTTTCAGATCATACAGGAGACTGCAAGGCGCCATGTACCTTGGCATGCCCGGGAAATACGGATTGTCAGGGATACGTTGGACTAATCGCGAACGGTCAGTTTAGAGAAGCCTTGGAACTTATCAAGGAACAGCTGCCTCTTCCTGCGGCAATAGGAAGGGTATGTCCTCATCCATGCGAAACAGCATGTAGAAGACAGCTTATAGAAGAGCCTATATCTATAGCTTGGCTTAAGAGATTTGTAGCAGACATAGACCTTGAAGACAAGGATCTATTCATACCGGAGATTTCTCCATCGACTGGCAAGAAAGTCGGTATAATTGGTGGAGGTCCAGGAGGACTAAGCGCCGCATATTACCTTCTCGGGATGGGTCACGATGTTACAATTTACGATGCCATGCCACAGATGGGAGGGATGCTTAGATACGGGATACCCCAATACAGGCTACCTAAAGACATAGTAGATCAAGAGGTTGCAATCATCGAAAAGATGGGTGCAAAAATGCTGAACAACATGAAGATAGGACGAGATATCGACTTTGAATATCTTCAAAATCAGTATGATGCAGTATATGTGGCAGTAGGAGCCTGGACAAGCTCAAAAATGAGATGTCCTGGAGAAGAACTTCCTGGAGTAATTGGCGGGATAGATTTTTTAAGAAAAGTGACTTTAAATGAACCGATTGAGATTGGCAGCAAGGTAGCAGTAGTCGGTGGGGGAAACACGGCAATGGATGCCTGCAGAACAGCAGTAAGGCTTGGAGCAAAAGAGGTTTACATATTATATAGAAGAACCAGGGATGAAATGCCTGCAGAAGATATTGAAATTATCGAAGCGGAAGAAGAGGGTGTAATATTTAAATACCTTGTTGCGCCTGTTGAGATAATTGAGGAGGATGGAAAGGCAAAGAAGGTCAGATTGCAGAAAATGCAGCTTGGTGAGCCTGATGCAAGCGGAAGAAGAAGACCTGTACCGATTGTGGGCGAAGAAGAAACAATTGACGTAGACCTTGTAATAGGCGCCATAGGCCAGGGTGTGGACCTTGCTGGGTTTGAAAACCTTAAGGCGACCAATTGGAATACAATAGTTACAGATGAGACCACTTTTACAACAAGCATGAAGGGGGTTTTTGCGGGAGGAGATGCAATCAATGATGGCGCAGGAATAGCGATAGAAGCCATTGGCGATGCAAAGAAGGCCGCAATCGTAATTGATGAATATTTAAAAGGTCAAGAGATTTCATTCACTGAGCCATACTGGGTTAAGAGAGAAGATATAACAGAAGAGACTTTCAAAGATAGGGAAAAGGCTAAGAGACCTCACATGGGGCACCTGTCTGCTGAAGAGAGGAAGAAAAACTTCGAAGAGGTTGTTGCAGGATATACTCCTGAGCAGGCAATGGAAGATGCAAAAAGATGTCTTGAGTGTGGCTGCGGAGACGTATTCGAATGCAAGTTGATAGATTATTCTAATAGTTATGACGTAAGTCCGGAAATATACGAGGGAGAAGTTCACTCCCGTGAACATGATGACAACCACCCATTTATCGTCAGAAACTCCGACAAGTGCATACTTTGCGGACTTTGCGTGAGAGTATGTGACGAAGTAATGGATAATGGAGCTTTAGGCCTTGTTGACAGAGGATTTGATACAGCAGTCAAACCGGCACTTAATCTGCCCCTTGCTGAAACGAACTGCATCTCATGTGGGCAGTGCATAAGCGTTTGCCCGGTAGGAGCATTGCAGGAAAGACTTCAAATGACAAAACCGGTACCTGTTGAACAGGTAGAAACAAAGTCAGTATGCTCCTTCTGCTCAGTTGGCTGCAACGTAAGCGTACAGGCTAAGGGAGATAAGATATATAGAGTGCTCCCGGATAAAGACAGTACAGTCGATAAAGGCCTCCTATGCGTCAAAGGAAGATTCGGTTACGATGCATCAAACCAAAAGAGCAGACTTACTAAGCCAATGGTTAAAAAAGAGGGCAAACTGGTAGAAGTTAGCTGGGATGAAGCCATAAGGACTGCAGCTAAAAAGATGCAAAGCCTAAGGATGCTTTATGGCAAGGATGCTGTAGCGGTAGCTGTATCTGACAGATATACAAATGAAGAGATATACCTGGCGAAGAAGCTGGCAAGGGATTACCTGTCTACTGATAATATTACATCATTTAACAGAAATTACGGAGGGATTGAAGAAGTTCTTGGCATGGACGCTTCAACAAATACCTTTGAAGAGTTAAAATCCACCAATATGATTCTATTGGTAGGTGGAGACATAATGAAGGACCATACCATTGCCGCCTTAAAGGTAAGGGAAGGTCTCAGAAACGGTGCCAAGCTTACTGTCGTGAACAACATAGAAACACAGGCTGACGAATGGGCTAACAGAAAGATTGAAACAGAGGACTTGACCCTGCTTAAAGAGATGCTCAAAGCTCTTATAGATATGGGATGCGAACCGAAAAATGCCGAAGGATTTGAAGAACTGAAAAGCTCACTTGCAGCAGTAGAGGTTTCTAGTGATGCAAAAGCAATGGCAAAAGAATACAAAGATGCTCAAAAAGCCATTATCGTATTTGATCAAAATTACGTAACGGCTGGAGCTGCAAGGCTAATTGCGGATATTGCCGTAGTGGCTGGAAAGATAGGACTTCCCAGAAGGGGAATAATACAGCTAAAGCCTAAAAACAACAGCCAAGGTCTTTCGGATATGGGAGTCAATAAAGATAACAAGGTAATTGAAAAAGCCATAGAAGATAAAACCTTGAAAGGACTTATGATTTTTGGAGAGGATGTTGAAGGCAAAAAGACTGATAATCTAGAATTCTTGATGGTTCAAGACCTGTACCTAACACCAACTGCACAAAAGGCAGATGTGGTAATTCCTGCTGTCAGCTGGGCTGAATCAGAGGGAACTTTTACTAACTCTGAAAGAAGGATTCAAAAGATAGCCCCTGCAATAACGGCGCTGTCCGGAAAGTCAAATTGGGAGATAATGACCAACCTTACGGTTGTGTTGGGAGAACAAAATCCCTTTGCATCAGTTGAAGACATAATGGAAGAGCTATCCAAGGCTATACCTGTTTATAAAGGAGCATACCTTGCAAAAAGCGGTTCAATATGGCCGGTTGGCGAATCTGATGTGCTATATATGGATGGATTTGCTACTGAAGATAAAAAAGCCAACCTTTTAGTTGTAGAGGAAGGCAAGATGTTCGAACCGAGAATTTCTACAGATTTTGTGGAAAAAGAGTTTGGAAAAATTACAGAGACACTTTAA
- the nuoF gene encoding NADH-quinone oxidoreductase subunit NuoF, translating to MKAVVGLGSCGIAAGAGKVFEQFEKEIGAKNLNINLEITGCVGMCHLEPIVDIYDDEGNMHRYVKVPADKIAEFLDDILNKGKSEGYLISQIDKESQEKQVKIATGRCGYIDPEDIEEYLANGGYKAIEKCLKDLSPEEVIEEMKVSGLRGRGGAGFPTWFKWNAAYQQNETPKYMVCNADEGDPGAFMDRSILEGDPHNLIEGMMIGAYAIGSEEGIIYVRAEYPLAIKRLEKAMDQAREKGLLGKNILGMGFDFDMRIKAGAGAFVCGEETALIASLEGERGMPRLKPPFPAQKGYWAKPTNINNVETFANVPWIINNGGAAYAAMGTEKSKGTKVFALTGKIKKGGLVEVPMGIPIKDIIFDIGGGILNDKAFKAVQMGGPSGGCIPAELVDTSVDYESITKTGAIMGSGGMVVMDETTCMVEMAKFFLDFTRKESCGKCIHCRMGTKRMLEILERITEGEGKKGDIELLEYLAVQIKDGSLCGLGQTAPNPVLSTIRYFRDEYEAHINDKKCPSKQCKNLVTYTISEENCVGCTLCAKNCPVDAITGSRKEVHIIDQELCIKCGKCYDVCKFNAVIVE from the coding sequence ATGAAGGCTGTAGTAGGATTAGGAAGCTGTGGCATAGCGGCGGGTGCCGGAAAGGTTTTTGAGCAGTTTGAAAAGGAAATCGGCGCGAAAAACCTAAATATAAACCTGGAAATAACAGGCTGTGTAGGTATGTGCCACCTGGAACCTATAGTGGACATATATGACGACGAGGGAAATATGCACAGATATGTAAAAGTGCCTGCGGATAAGATAGCAGAATTCCTCGACGATATATTAAATAAAGGCAAATCAGAAGGATATCTTATATCGCAAATAGATAAAGAGTCTCAAGAAAAGCAGGTAAAAATCGCCACTGGAAGATGTGGCTATATAGATCCTGAAGACATAGAGGAGTACCTTGCAAATGGCGGGTACAAGGCCATTGAAAAATGTCTTAAAGATTTGAGCCCCGAAGAAGTCATAGAAGAGATGAAGGTATCAGGTCTTAGAGGCCGTGGTGGAGCAGGATTTCCTACATGGTTTAAGTGGAATGCAGCTTATCAGCAAAACGAGACGCCAAAATACATGGTATGCAATGCTGATGAGGGAGACCCTGGTGCGTTCATGGACAGGAGCATACTTGAAGGAGACCCCCATAACCTCATAGAAGGAATGATGATCGGAGCTTATGCAATAGGGTCAGAGGAAGGCATAATATATGTAAGGGCGGAGTATCCTCTTGCAATTAAGAGGCTTGAAAAGGCAATGGATCAAGCGAGAGAAAAAGGCTTGTTGGGCAAAAATATCCTTGGCATGGGCTTTGACTTTGATATGAGGATAAAGGCTGGTGCTGGAGCCTTCGTTTGTGGCGAAGAAACTGCCCTTATAGCATCATTGGAAGGAGAAAGGGGCATGCCTAGGCTAAAACCTCCATTTCCCGCACAAAAGGGCTACTGGGCAAAGCCTACAAATATAAATAACGTTGAGACCTTTGCAAACGTACCTTGGATAATTAACAACGGTGGAGCAGCTTACGCTGCAATGGGAACTGAAAAGAGCAAGGGAACAAAGGTTTTTGCCCTTACCGGAAAGATAAAAAAAGGCGGACTTGTTGAAGTTCCTATGGGGATTCCGATCAAGGATATCATATTTGATATCGGTGGCGGAATACTAAATGACAAGGCATTTAAAGCTGTTCAGATGGGCGGACCCTCTGGAGGATGTATTCCTGCTGAGCTGGTGGACACGTCTGTAGACTACGAATCCATCACAAAGACCGGTGCCATAATGGGTTCTGGCGGAATGGTGGTAATGGATGAGACCACTTGCATGGTGGAAATGGCTAAGTTTTTTCTAGACTTCACAAGGAAAGAGTCCTGCGGAAAGTGTATCCACTGCCGTATGGGGACAAAGAGGATGCTTGAGATACTTGAAAGGATTACTGAAGGCGAAGGTAAAAAAGGAGATATTGAACTTTTGGAATACCTCGCAGTGCAGATAAAGGACGGATCTTTATGTGGCCTTGGCCAAACAGCACCCAATCCGGTCTTAAGTACCATCAGATACTTCAGGGACGAATACGAGGCTCATATAAATGATAAGAAGTGCCCATCAAAACAATGTAAAAATCTCGTTACCTATACAATATCCGAAGAAAACTGCGTAGGTTGCACGCTGTGCGCTAAGAACTGTCCGGTAGATGCCATTACTGGAAGTCGCAAGGAAGTTCATATTATTGACCAGGAGCTATGTATCAAGTGCGGAAAATGTTACGATGTGTGCAAATTTAATGCGGTAATAGTGGAATAA
- the nuoE gene encoding NADH-quinone oxidoreductase subunit NuoE yields MDCCGAQDLKSRFNDIQVDLAELDMILAKYKDVKGSLITILQKAQDVYGYLSLPMLDYIAEVTKVNSAKVYGVATFYTQFRLEPVGENLVMLCQGTACHVNGAKTIEEAIVEELGVKEGETTPDGLFTLNNVACLGCCSLSPVMMINGETYGNLTPQKTKEILKQIKTDHEAGKEA; encoded by the coding sequence ATGGATTGTTGCGGAGCACAAGATTTAAAGTCGAGATTTAATGACATCCAAGTTGACTTAGCCGAGCTTGACATGATACTGGCAAAATACAAGGATGTAAAGGGCAGCTTGATAACAATACTGCAAAAGGCTCAAGATGTATATGGGTATCTATCTTTGCCTATGCTTGACTATATTGCTGAAGTCACAAAGGTTAACAGTGCAAAAGTATATGGAGTAGCTACATTTTACACTCAGTTCAGGCTAGAGCCTGTAGGAGAGAATCTTGTAATGCTATGCCAGGGAACGGCATGCCATGTAAACGGAGCCAAGACGATCGAAGAAGCTATAGTAGAAGAGCTAGGTGTAAAAGAGGGAGAAACTACTCCAGATGGACTGTTTACTTTAAACAACGTGGCATGTCTAGGTTGCTGTAGCCTTTCTCCGGTTATGATGATTAACGGAGAGACTTACGGGAATCTAACGCCCCAAAAGACAAAAGAAATATTAAAGCAAATAAAGACAGATCATGAAGCGGGAAAGGAGGCATAA
- a CDS encoding glucose PTS transporter subunit IIA produces MSEIKKGNFVLLQKIGKSFMLPASVLPAAGLMVALSGIIQMLSGEQVLQNNPLLNGLVQILNGGGLAIFENMPLIFAVGVAIGFTAGESVAGLASLIGYIVLDKVLDVMGAIQHLESPIFMGVIGGIMIGLMSALIYKRFNQTKLHPMLGFFEGKRLVPILMVVISLVLGVVFGLIWPVIQNGVNYMGEYAINLKIGNFRLGGAIYALGNRALIPTGLHHIFKTPFTMIFGQYSITETGEVFTGEIARFFAGDPTAGSITAAEYPFKLFGLPAAALAMYMAAFKKNKKAIGRIMFAASLATIVSGITEPIEFAFMFVAPALFITHILLASFGGFLINLADVRLTETFTSSLIDYLVSISTGNAGNPFMLIPIGLVIGALYFGAFYFLILKLDLKTPGRNDDEKGSEDHDISQKAYEVLKALGGGENIVHIDACITRLRLEVKDTALVDKDRLKELGSPGVRDIGGGGVQVVFGTQAESLKDDIIGIMSNPNVVNRTEPEEYRELEVKDSKESEATEQTILKSPAKGKIIALKDVPDALFANKMIGDGFAVYPESKEICSPVDGEIVHIFDTNHAVGLRTDDGLEILVHIGIDTVKLKGEGFKRIAAIGQKVKAGDVLIECDLEFLKENAKSMITPVVVTNMDKVQKIEHMEIEYLEIGSDVMMVN; encoded by the coding sequence ATGAGCGAAATAAAGAAAGGTAATTTTGTGCTGCTGCAGAAGATTGGAAAATCATTCATGCTGCCAGCATCTGTTTTGCCGGCAGCGGGATTGATGGTTGCCTTATCGGGCATTATACAAATGTTATCTGGGGAGCAGGTACTCCAGAACAATCCGCTTTTGAACGGTTTGGTGCAGATTTTAAACGGCGGAGGACTGGCAATATTTGAAAATATGCCATTGATATTTGCGGTGGGGGTGGCTATTGGATTCACTGCTGGAGAATCAGTAGCGGGCCTTGCTTCACTTATAGGATATATAGTACTTGATAAGGTGTTGGATGTCATGGGTGCCATTCAACACCTTGAATCACCTATATTTATGGGAGTGATTGGTGGGATAATGATAGGGTTGATGTCTGCTCTAATATATAAAAGGTTTAATCAGACGAAACTCCATCCAATGTTAGGTTTCTTTGAAGGAAAACGATTGGTTCCCATTCTAATGGTAGTGATATCTCTTGTTCTGGGAGTAGTCTTTGGATTAATTTGGCCTGTAATTCAAAACGGAGTGAACTACATGGGGGAATATGCCATAAATCTGAAAATAGGAAATTTCCGATTGGGAGGAGCTATATACGCGCTCGGAAACAGAGCATTGATTCCTACTGGCCTGCATCACATATTTAAGACGCCTTTTACAATGATTTTTGGTCAATATTCCATTACTGAAACAGGAGAGGTATTTACCGGTGAAATAGCAAGATTTTTTGCTGGAGACCCAACTGCTGGATCTATAACTGCTGCAGAATATCCATTTAAACTATTTGGACTTCCCGCAGCTGCGCTTGCAATGTACATGGCTGCATTTAAGAAAAACAAAAAAGCAATAGGAAGAATTATGTTTGCAGCATCTTTGGCAACAATAGTATCAGGAATTACAGAGCCCATCGAGTTTGCCTTTATGTTTGTAGCACCGGCATTATTTATAACGCATATACTGCTTGCGTCTTTTGGAGGATTTTTAATAAATTTGGCAGATGTTAGGCTTACGGAAACCTTTACTTCCTCATTGATAGACTATTTAGTAAGCATATCTACAGGAAATGCTGGAAACCCATTTATGCTGATACCTATCGGACTTGTAATAGGGGCACTGTATTTCGGGGCATTCTACTTCCTAATACTGAAGCTTGACTTAAAAACCCCGGGAAGAAACGATGATGAAAAAGGGTCTGAGGATCACGATATATCTCAAAAAGCATATGAGGTGCTTAAAGCACTTGGAGGTGGTGAGAACATTGTTCATATCGATGCCTGCATTACTAGGCTGAGACTTGAAGTAAAAGATACAGCATTAGTAGACAAAGATAGATTGAAAGAGTTAGGGTCGCCAGGAGTAAGGGATATAGGTGGTGGCGGAGTGCAAGTAGTGTTTGGAACTCAAGCTGAGAGCTTGAAGGATGATATAATAGGAATAATGTCAAATCCAAATGTGGTAAATAGGACTGAACCTGAAGAATATAGAGAATTAGAAGTGAAAGACAGTAAAGAGTCTGAAGCAACTGAGCAGACAATACTCAAATCTCCAGCTAAAGGAAAGATAATAGCCTTAAAAGATGTGCCGGATGCCCTGTTTGCCAATAAAATGATAGGTGACGGATTTGCAGTCTATCCGGAAAGCAAAGAAATTTGTTCGCCTGTAGATGGAGAGATAGTGCACATATTTGATACAAATCACGCAGTAGGCTTAAGAACTGATGATGGCTTGGAAATATTGGTACATATCGGGATAGATACTGTTAAGCTAAAAGGAGAAGGCTTTAAAAGAATAGCGGCCATAGGGCAAAAGGTCAAAGCAGGAGATGTTCTGATAGAATGCGATCTAGAGTTTTTAAAGGAAAATGCAAAGAGCATGATAACCCCTGTAGTAGTGACCAACATGGATAAAGTGCAAAAGATTGAACATATGGAGATAGAATATCTGGAAATAGGATCTGATGTAATGATGGTTAATTAG
- a CDS encoding PRD domain-containing protein translates to MEGYTVKRVFNNNALLVQRGQEEYVLVGKGIGFDKKRGSQLAEDAGVENVFIHVDATNKSQMERLLENTDEKIFALVEDIVTLAENELSENLHQDIHLALADHIAFAVKRIKEGMKIVNPFILETKMIYQKEYEIAEKTIEMMRKRLFIDFSEAEIGFIALHINGARIHTKGVPPIKYLDALKQVIDYVEERLGISIQNDSFSGVRLIAHLKGVLERCEKNKPIENMFLDKLKKDFPFEFKLSKNIALILKQNIDIMIPESEVGYIALHIYKLNQTR, encoded by the coding sequence ATGGAAGGCTATACTGTGAAGCGCGTATTCAACAATAACGCCCTTTTAGTACAGAGGGGACAGGAAGAATATGTTTTGGTAGGCAAAGGGATAGGGTTCGATAAAAAAAGGGGATCCCAGTTGGCTGAAGATGCAGGAGTTGAAAATGTTTTTATACATGTAGACGCCACAAACAAGTCTCAGATGGAACGTCTATTGGAGAACACTGATGAAAAGATATTTGCCCTCGTCGAGGATATTGTTACATTAGCTGAAAATGAGCTTTCGGAGAATCTTCATCAAGACATTCATTTAGCTTTGGCAGACCATATAGCCTTTGCCGTAAAAAGGATAAAAGAGGGAATGAAAATAGTCAATCCTTTTATTTTGGAAACTAAGATGATATATCAGAAAGAATATGAAATTGCGGAGAAAACAATTGAGATGATGAGAAAGAGACTTTTCATAGATTTTTCTGAAGCTGAAATTGGTTTTATAGCACTGCATATAAATGGGGCTAGGATTCATACAAAAGGCGTACCTCCAATAAAATACCTGGATGCTTTGAAGCAGGTCATTGATTATGTAGAAGAAAGGTTAGGCATCTCGATTCAAAATGATTCCTTTTCCGGCGTCAGATTGATTGCGCATTTAAAAGGAGTTCTAGAGAGGTGTGAAAAAAACAAGCCTATTGAGAACATGTTTTTAGACAAGCTGAAAAAAGATTTTCCCTTTGAGTTTAAACTTTCTAAAAATATAGCCTTGATTTTAAAACAAAATATTGATATTATGATACCAGAGAGTGAAGTCGGCTACATAGCCCTTCATATTTATAAATTAAATCAAACCAGATAA
- the prmC gene encoding peptide chain release factor N(5)-glutamine methyltransferase, protein MNVENLLIEATKSLKKNDISNPRLDAEVLLSNRLNLERAYLIMHWQEEVSDDVEKDFLKDIERRFSGEPVAYIINKKEFMGLDFVLNSKVLIPRPDTEILVEVVIEYLKKIPRNKQVLDIGTGSGAIAVSIANYVEDVKVLAVDIDKGALETAAENAGNILDEPDKVELILSDCFDKVPSDIKFDAIVSNPPYIDEREMKLLGKNVIGYEPKTALYGGVDGLDFYRKISQQAPDKLVKGGLLAFEIGYDQGDAVEKIIRENGFSEVKTTKDLAGMDRVVTGVLS, encoded by the coding sequence ATGAACGTAGAAAATTTGCTCATAGAGGCTACCAAGTCTTTAAAGAAAAACGATATTTCCAATCCCAGGCTTGATGCGGAGGTGTTGCTTTCTAATCGCTTGAATTTAGAAAGAGCTTATCTAATTATGCACTGGCAAGAAGAGGTTAGCGATGATGTCGAAAAGGATTTTTTAAAAGATATAGAAAGAAGGTTTTCAGGAGAGCCCGTAGCTTATATTATAAACAAAAAAGAGTTTATGGGACTTGACTTTGTACTTAACTCGAAGGTCCTCATACCAAGACCGGATACGGAAATCTTAGTTGAAGTGGTTATAGAATATCTGAAAAAGATACCCAGAAACAAGCAGGTTTTAGATATAGGCACAGGAAGCGGAGCCATAGCAGTATCAATTGCAAATTATGTAGAAGATGTTAAGGTTTTAGCCGTCGATATAGACAAAGGTGCTCTTGAAACTGCGGCTGAGAACGCCGGCAATATTTTAGATGAACCTGACAAGGTAGAGCTTATCTTAAGCGATTGTTTCGACAAAGTTCCCTCAGATATTAAGTTTGATGCGATAGTTTCAAATCCTCCATATATAGATGAAAGGGAAATGAAACTTCTTGGGAAGAATGTTATAGGGTACGAGCCGAAAACTGCCCTATACGGAGGCGTTGATGGACTTGATTTTTACAGAAAAATTTCACAACAGGCCCCCGATAAACTGGTAAAAGGCGGATTGCTTGCTTTTGAGATTGGTTATGACCAAGGGGATGCAGTGGAAAAAATCATAAGAGAGAACGGATTTTCTGAGGTGAAAACGACGAAGGATCTTGCAGGAATGGACAGGGTAGTTACAGGTGTGTTATCTTAA
- the rpmE gene encoding 50S ribosomal protein L31: MKEGIHPNYNKSIVKCACGNTFETGSVKEELKVEICSACHPFFTGKQKLIDTGGRVDRFNKKYGIKEEQE; this comes from the coding sequence ATGAAAGAAGGAATTCATCCTAATTACAATAAATCAATCGTTAAATGCGCGTGTGGAAACACTTTTGAAACTGGTTCTGTAAAAGAAGAGTTAAAAGTGGAAATTTGCTCTGCGTGTCATCCATTCTTTACAGGTAAGCAAAAACTTATAGACACAGGCGGTAGAGTAGACAGATTCAATAAGAAATACGGTATCAAAGAAGAGCAGGAATAA